The Apostichopus japonicus isolate 1M-3 chromosome 1, ASM3797524v1, whole genome shotgun sequence DNA segment TAGGTCAAAAAGATATTAGGTTTTAAAGTTTGGTGAAAATTCATATATGTTTCCGGAAATTATGACATCATTTACTTGAAAATACCTTTGTTTTTAGttagtttttatttaaaaaaataatgaaacagtAACATTACACGAGGAAGATTATTCTTCAAACTTTACAGCATAATGTATAGCGTTGAAGTAGGACACAATTTACAGACCATAACTAGGTTGATAATAGGTGTGCTTTTCCttagaataataataaaaacataataataataaagaatagTTTAAACACCCGGTAATGTGATGGAAATTTGACTTCAGAGTAGCTAAACAGACATACAGATGTATCGCATTCCAAGAACAAAAAAATTAGCGATAACttcatgaaagaaaaacaaagagaaataattaaagaaaacaatcaTTGATGATGAAATCACAATTCATCAAGTTACATTTTTGAAACATAAATGAAGAGTTTCTCCTGAAAATATAAATACCTTTCATATAATCAACTCTGTACGTTAAGAACTGTAGACACTAGGTCACAACTAAGGTTGACGTTTAGAATAATTGTGCCATCTATATATGATTGCCGCCATTGTCAAAGAATGCTAATCTGACATAGACTGATATCGAATGGCGAACTCCATTGGTTTGTCATTCGATTTGGATGATGACTCGTTCACATAGACCGCGTCGACTGGAAATTCTGAGTCAGAAGGGCACTAACAATTTAAGAAGGGGCACCAACATGTTAGAGAAGGGTGTAATACTCAAATACTCATGTCACATAACTTGCAAAGAGTATAGGTACACAATGGTGATACAGCTGGGGGTACGCCACGCCCAtgcccatccccccacccccttataCCTGTCCATGCCCCGACCTAGCAACGAGTCTGCGTCCACGACAAAAACCTACTAAAATATTTCTTAATCTTATTTGCCATCCTTTGTGAGTTAAGTTGTGCAGCAAATTAAGCAATATTAGTGTCCTTCTCAAAAGAGACATTGTTTGTAAACAGTTGTGCaggtactaggcctatatactagGCTAACTATAAATACTCAACATTTCATCAATATAACGACTGGATTTAATTCCCAAGTTAAAATTTATTAACCACTTACCACATTGAAGTAGGAATCATCTGTTTTCGTTGGATCCATATTACTTTATTTCACAGGTATCTGCAAAAAGATATATTCTCGAAAAACGAAGTCTCCGTCCACTTCTGTGTTGATGACACTGTTGTGTAAACTATATTGTTTCCCGCCCACAACCTCAGTAGCATATACACGAAATCGCATAAAGTGGTGCCTGTAGGTTTATGGTAAGCTAAATTAAACAAGAAATTGGCCTTTGTTTGAATGTCGTATCAACGAAGGACAAAGTCCTGAAATTCTTTATCAACATGTGTCACACGGTCTATTCTTTAATCCTTGATAACACTCACAGGGGAAGGTGGTCGTAAAAGTTCTTTGTTTTTAGGGATGGTATACCTGCCACCTTATCAAAAACTGCAAACATTTGATAGGCCTAATCAATTACCATGAAATTGACGttttttaacaattaatttactgaAAATAGGTTGTTCTGATTGATCACTCGTCTACTTCTTTTCATCAATTTCTAGATTCTCGTTCCAAATCGTGACATACATTGGCAATATCTTTCAGGATTCAATGGAATCTTAATTATATGTATAATTCAGGCCATATAGGCTAGGTTCGTGCATTTAAATACTATGCACTGTATAGTAGGCAATACCTGTTTTCTTAAAGTGAACCCGTGTTTGTGTGAGTTTTTGCATCTGTGATCGTTGTGGTCAAGTAGATGGCTACCAGTCTGCGTCCACGTGTATCATCATTatgtatgatttgttgttttttttgtctaATATATTCCATTCAGCTGTTATTTTCGTATCTATGCGAACTGTAAACTTTCTTTGCTTCGAAAAGCTTCAGAGGTATATGGGGGAAAGCCTGCCTACACCCCACCTACGGCCACGCTTAAAGGAAACCAGAAATgtataaggaaaaaaaaaacaaaagtacaGAGGAATTCAGCAAATAAGAAAATCGAGTGTAGGTTTACATATTGTTGAATCATAATAATCATTTGTATTACTTCAGAACTATTGCATTAACAAATTTGCATACAACTTCTAGAAAATACTTGAGTGGATATTATATAGGCTATAATTCTCCAATTGATTCAAAGATAATGGGAAGAATCAATAAGGTACACGGTTAAACAGGACCACGTGACTTAACGTAGTCAGTGAGATACAAGTGagatacaacaacaaaatagttCAAATGTCTGTTTATTTGGTAATAAGTCCCGCAAGAGAAATACCACCATTTCatgatttcatatcaaacaCAGTTTTTCAAATCATagacatgtattatatatattatacagggatgtgcccacgctgggcggcactgggcggcccgcccagcactaaaaattaccgcgcAGCACTGTCTTACAAATCGTGAATCCCgaccagcactattttcatctaaaatcccgacatttctaacaatatattcaacataaattgggcctagcctatgccaaaatcagaCAGACTAATAATGtctcagttacgcatgcgagaaacataaTTTACTATGAACTTACTTTgcaacaaactaataacttttaccaggtacgtactatatttcactaaaaaaaaaattaaaaatgtaaattgttagcaaaactagtacttgtgtatgtgcttaaaaagctacacaagtgccagcatttggcatctgagcacctttaAAAATcgaaatttctcaaaggggaggcggacaccccctccctcttaGACCCCTGCCCCAAGACGGCGATCGGTATaaccggcactcaggaaatcctgggcacatccctgattcTATGTAGCCGCGTACAAATCACCTCGGGACGACATTCTTTGTGCTTTATGCATAGTATTAGTTGAATTCGATACAATATTAATAGGTCTATGAAGATGACATTGGAATCAATAAAGAAGcagctttttttctttctttaaaaaaaaacagtattccTCAAACTTTTAGATTGCAATTGATCACGCTAAGACaaccttcttcttcttttttttcactaaGTGAACaaataaattttatttaatGAATTTGTATCCATCTTCAACTTTTAGCTTATCTGACTCTTTTCATAGAATAGCATAGTAATGGGACTTCATTCGATCAGTCAATTACAGTTTACGTACTCATAACTTCATCGCCTTGGTGAGCTCGGGAAAACGATAAAGTTATTGATTTATTTGCCTTATACTTCAGATAACTGTTGGATCTCGTATTAAGCAACTGTGGCAAGTTTTCCACACTAAATAAGGCTTTCCCAAAACTGAGTATTGATGTCTCCCAACAAGTTGTCAACTTCGTGAAGTCAAATCGGAAATATATGTAGTCGGGAGAGCTGTGCTAGTTGCATTGATTTCCATAGTTGTCTCATAATCGGAAGCATCGTATAAAATACCTGAGCAAAGAcggaagaaaataaaaagccACTCTTTAATACCTCCGAATGTACTCTTGTCAATGTAATATGAGAGTTCAGATCTTAATATTGGGTGgttgaaagatgaaaatgaatATGACGGATAGTGATAACGTAAAATACAGGTGCTTTCGGGAGTCCATTTTGGAGTAACCCTTTGACAGTGTAAGCCTTTACTGGGAAAACTatagcactggtattgtcagaaAGTTTCCACTGCAACAGGAATGTGGTAATGCTGGTTTATGGAAGCACCCACGTAAACggggatcccccccccccccataataaGATCAACGGGATCCACCTATTGACAGGCAGAATATTATAGATAAAAATCCTAGTCTACGGTACAtaaatatgtcatatatatatgtgcggTAAAATCTTAAAagtcgaaaattcttcaacattatttcaaaagttgcaaaatatatatatcgccATTTGCGATTTGCACCCAAGCACCCTCCATAAGACCAACAtgtctcaaaggggaggggaccaTCCCTCCGAGTCCATTTTACGACTTGGTATATTATCCCTTCCCAGGCTGCCCCTCCCCCAGTACAAACTAGCTGGTTGAGCAGGCAATGCTGATTCCTTGTAATCCGTTCATATTATTCAAATAACTTTCTGTCATAAAATCCAACCTGCAGGGCGCCTCCTATTCAAAATACAAGTTGCCCTACAGTGTTGGGCAGCGGAATTATCATAAATTGTTACAGATTACATATTTACTCGTCTTTAAAATATGCCTAAACGACTTCCAGAAATGTCTTTTGATCATATCCTGTTACATAACCTATAAAGTGGCATACAAAGATGGTTTATTGAAAGACTGTGTAATATTTTATTCGTTTGTTACCTGCCACGCATGCAGTCATAAAACAGGCTGTAGTTCCACCAATGAAGGCCCGTATTGCTACTTCAGCGAGATCAGACCCTCGAGAAGGGGCAATCGAAGTGAGCGCTCCAAGTTGGATACCTATTGTTCCAACATTAGAGAAACCAGAGAGGGCATATGTTGCAATCACTTCCGATCTTATCTGTGATACAAATGAAAAATGACAGATCTTATTATGAATAATTACAAggccattttttttaaaccaaattTGTACGCATGCGTACTAAATATTGGACTTGATTAGGAGGCTATAGAAACCAGAATGCAACATTTGCAATCGGAAATGTTTACTGTTTTTAAATAGTAACTATAGTAAGGCTAAATCTGATCATTCTCCTAATTTGTTAGTACAATTATTTTTCTCAAGGGGAGTGGTTGTAGTAATCTAAGATGGGATTTCCCTACTCACACAGCCCCTCCTTCAGCCCGTCTCTGATGattatggatatatatatatatatatatatatatatatatgtatatatatatataaatatatatatatatatatatatatatatataggctatatatgctatataaataggctatatataggctttatatataagctatatttatataggctataagtatatatatatagactatatataggctatatatgctatataaataggctatacatataggctttatacataggctatatatatatataggctataagtatatatatatatatatatatatatatatatatatatatatatatatatatatatatatatatgtatatttatatttatataggcatatacatatacatatatatgtacagatgATTCACATCATAACCTACCGAGATTGTAGGTCCTCCTCCTGTTATCCTGTTGTTGATTATTTCAGCTAATCTCTCGAAAGCAACAAACTCATTGAGAAAAGTCTTTAGACCGATTAGTTCTGCAACAATACGACAATCCTCCCACTGGACCCCCATCAAAAATGCGAAAGGTGCAAATACATAGGAACAGATAAActgaaaattacaaaatcaaAATTGATTAAATATCAAGAACttcgcattttttttttgcacagaCAACTTAAATATCATTGAAATgtaattatgttaatttattCCAAAAAATAGGTGATGTCAAACAGTTAAATGATACACTTATCGTTTTGGCAACGTTGACACATTTTAGCCGAATTCCTTAAAATATAAGTACAACCTACTAATATGCTGTGGTTCGTTATTCACAGAGTTTACAGGTAACAAGCTTCTTATATAAAGTTCTTCATATCAAGTACACAAATagtaaatttgaaatatgaaactttAGTACAGAAAGAATAAAAGACAATATGCTACTATCACTAACTTCGAAACTTAGTTCTTCGACTCCCACCAAGCTTCCGAGGTATCCCAGAATTCCGTTTAATAACGCCAACACGGCAATGAATGCAATCAAGTTACCGGCGATATTAAGAGTTAGGGGTATGGCGGTGATGGCGCCACGTGATATTGCCTCCGTAAGGTTCTTCTGGTCACTACAATGAAGGTTACATTCATCATTATTGAATAATATATCTCAGTTGAGAGGAACATAGCCTACTATATACTATTCTCTCCCTCGAGTAAAGTTCTAAAATGATATAGAATCAGATAAAAATCAACTGTGCGAAATAGGTAGCTTGTTATTgacatatataaacatgtccAAGTTATACCCGTCACAGTATATCTCAAGTAATATGGTAAGAACGACTTTCTTTAAACCCTGAATAAGTGCCATACAATTTGTGTAGAGTTCTACTATTTATTTCTCTGACTCTTCAAGTAAATCAATTTCGTCGTTGTTCTTTTTTTAACACTGTTGTAACTCTTCCGTATCCGAATCAGAAATATTCGCATGTTATATAACCGCATGTAATCTTTACTTTCCGgttcatcccccccccacccaccactcCGCCCCTCTCTCTCACACCTCTTTCTATGCCTCTGTcttcacccccctccccactcttTCTCACCTTCGTAGTCATGCAGTGCAAACGAAACACGTACCGTTGGTTAAATGACTTATCTTACAGTTTAAGGGTTGCACAGATAGAGCGATGTCGTCTTTAACTAATCTTTAACATTGAACCTTTTAATGTATAGCTGATAAAGTGGTGAAATTAATACGACCAGCGAATCTCGTATTAACCATATAAAGCCTACacattacaaataaaaataataaaataaaaattggtgCTAGTTATACCACAATAAAATATTCCTTATCTTACCCTTTGGGTAAATTAATCTCTTCCACCTTCTGAAATTTGGACTTTTCCGTCTCCGGGTAGAAAAGTTTCGCAATCGCAAGAGCTGCCGGAGCGGACATGACGGAAGCCGATAATAGATGTGACGCacttattccaaatgcgatgtAAGCTCCAAGAACACTCCCAGCGAGTGTTGCAAAGGCTCCTGTCATAACAGCATGGAGTTCGGATTTAGTCATGTCCTTTAAGATCGGTTTGATCAGCAATGGTGCTTCGGTCTGTAACATTACAAGAAAAGCCATATGTCATTGACTCATAAAGGAATATTTGAAACCCCACTATTACTTATAAGTGGATGTGCTGAAATGGCCGCTATGATTTTAAAAGTCCAAGACTTTCTTGCGGTGACGGTTCTGAAATAGGTTCCATGGTACCCGTATTTTTCAAGTATGATTGTTAAAGTCATCATATGCGTCAAAAGGGCAGCATTTCAATATCATTTGTTGACAAGGAAGACTAGCGTCCCCTCAGTTAATACACGGTATTGTTTAACTCCCttattaacccccccccccccctccaccttttACCACATCCACCAACATACAAATATGGCATATGATATATAGTTGTCAATGTAAAAGACGAATATGACTAGCCAACTGCCAAATCTCTTTCTCTATCGACTACCtctccacaccccaccccacacgaCGCCCGCCCCACAACCCGATTGAAAA contains these protein-coding regions:
- the LOC139969011 gene encoding solute carrier family 28 member 3-like isoform X2 gives rise to the protein MDSRNVYTKEESGIVDNAEDNNDFQTKIWTTIDAITAKISAFRKENKKLLKQVMLVILLICYTGYLTYACYLSIDNAMFLLSLTGLVLILYIYSFLRDHFGDQIWHNCLSPAVDIIEKIWKMGKRFITLVILAGIGVGIYFLSRENPEQLISGVGLLFFVFVTYIFSEYPRKVKWRPVIWGLVLQFLLALFVLKTKLGYITFNWLGDVIQTFLGYSDEGAKFVFGDPQYLDHLFAFKVLPSVIYFSTCISVLYYWGAMQYAIKKIAWLMERTMKISAAESLNVAGNIFVGPTEAPLLIKPILKDMTKSELHAVMTGAFATLAGSVLGAYIAFGISASHLLSASVMSAPAALAIAKLFYPETEKSKFQKVEEINLPKGDQKNLTEAISRGAITAIPLTLNIAGNLIAFIAVLALLNGILGYLGSLVGVEELSFEFICSYVFAPFAFLMGVQWEDCRIVAELIGLKTFLNEFVAFERLAEIINNRITGGGPTISIRSEVIATYALSGFSNVGTIGIQLGALTSIAPSRGSDLAEVAIRAFIGGTTACFMTACVAGILYDASDYETTMEINATSTALPTTYISDLTSRS